A single window of Pyrus communis chromosome 10, drPyrComm1.1, whole genome shotgun sequence DNA harbors:
- the LOC137748368 gene encoding L10-interacting MYB domain-containing protein-like — MMANCSARSRGRTLQHQGHQLRAKWTMQLTKILVNLMVDQVHRGNRQNGHMGKKAWKSVCDEFHKRTGLKWDKEQLKNRCTVLRRMYVTVKSLLDRSDFSWDEYTGVIAASNAVWAEHIREHPDAETLKTSGCPIFKELCTIFSKPPTNGKHDHPAEHEGGDPNSRPSEPLSLNQEESSSDSEEGDDAVNGQETIQPAIRKRGRKGTDDAIAGAILEMAAASRLRAAATQQRDARYTIASCIEELDKMQGVDEHVYFAALDLFNKPVAREMFLSLKGEKRLIWLRSKCTAAPAL, encoded by the exons atg ATGGCGAACTGCTCTGCTCGGTCAAGGGGACGAACGCTGCAGCATCAGGGGCACCAGTTGAGGGCTAAATGGACAATGCAGCTTACTAAGATACTGGTGAACTTAATGGTGGATCAAGTACACAGAGGGAATAGACAAAATGGTCATATGGGAAAGAAAGCATGGAAGTCTGTATGCGATGAATTCCATAAGAGAACGGGTCTGAAATGGGACAAGGAACAACTGAAGAACCGATGCACTGTTTTGAGGAGGATGTATGTTACGGTCAAGTCGCTGCTTGATCGAAGTGACTTCAGTTGGGATGAATACACCGGGGTTATTGCAGCCAGCAATGCAGTGTGGGCTGAACACATTAGG GAACATCCTGATGCTGAGACTCTAAAAACCAGTGGCTGCCCAATTTTCAAAGAGCTATGCACTATATTTTCAAAACCGCCAACGAACGGGAAACATGACCATCCAGCTGAACATGAGGGTGGGGATCCAAATTCACGTCCATCGGAGCCCTTGTCCTTGAACCAAGAAGAGTCCTCATCAGATTCTGAGGAAGGAGATGATGCTGTAAATGGTCAGGAAACAATTCAACCTGCCATCCGCAAAAGAGGACGCAAGGGCACTGATGATGCTATTGCGGGTGCTATATTGGAGATGGCGGCTGCGTCAAGGCTGAGGGCGGCTGCTACACAGCAACGTGATGCTAGATATACAATAGCTAGTTGTATCGAGGAATTGGATAAAATGCAAGGTGTTGATGAACACGTCTATTTCGCTGCTCTCGATCTGTTCAACAAACCAGTTGCAAGGGAGATGTTCTTGTCTCTCAAAGGCGAAAAACGCTTGATTTGGTTGCGTAGCAAGTGTACAGCAGCTCCTGCTCTCTAG
- the LOC137748367 gene encoding protein ALTERED PHOSPHATE STARVATION RESPONSE 1-like isoform X2 has product MGCCYSRVEREEMVSRCKSRKRYMKQLVKARQAWSAAHTMYLRSLRCTGSALLQFSNAETTLHHHHHNYNHNHPHNYNHHHHDNYQSQPPPLQTPPTPQPPPPPLSSSSDSWTTSTTPSTARPPPPPPPPSSTWDFWDPFVASSSRPVTEEEWESATTASEAVVTVTAASTAEPPSVVSGFSKESGTTTSELAMVVSRNAKDLVEIIKELDEYFLNAADAGGMLSLLLEVPRFSSSQTKGGKVYDHGCNLSQSLWTWGSSSQKFGGFGKMGCDEMVLNQVGGGVGDEGVANSSHCSTVERLYAWEKKLYQEVKDSETLKVEHEKRVSTLKKLEMKRGDYVKTEKTKKEVEKLESQMMVSSQTIETTSAEIINLRETELYPQLIELVKGLMCMWRSMYECHQVQKHIVQQLKYLNTIPSTEPTSEIHRQAALQLELQVQQWHLSFCSLVKAQRDYIQSLTGWLRLSLFQFRRHPIPKTSQESRIYTLCEEWHHAIDRIPDKVASEGIKSFLTVVHAIVVQQAEEYKQKRKSESTFKELEKKATVLRSLESKYGPYSMPDSSGNTKRNPVAEKRAKIEVLRAKAEEEKSKHEKLVNVTRTVTISNLQMGFPHVFEAMVGFSSVCMQAFEQLYNQSKSADQELDVKMLLP; this is encoded by the exons ATGGGATGCTGCTATTCGAGGGTAGAACGGGAAGAAATGGTGTCGAGATGCAAATCGAGAAAGCGGTACATGAAGCAGCTGGTGAAAGCACGGCAAGCTTGGTCGGCTGCTCACACCATGTACCTGCGCTCTCTCCGCTGCACGGGCTCTGCTCTGCTCCAGTTTTCGAATGCCGAAACTACcctccatcaccaccaccacaactaCAACCACAACCACCCCCACAACTAcaatcaccaccaccacgacAACTACCAGTCACAGCCGCCGCCGCTGCAAACCCCGCCAACCCCACAACCGCCACCACCTCCACTCAGCTCAAGCTCCGATTCGTGGACAACTTCCACCACACCCTCAACAGCTCGCCCACCTCCGCCGCCACCGCCACCTTCGTCCACGTGGGATTTCTGGGACCCATTTGTGGCTTCCTCTTCAAGGCCAGTGACGGAAGAAGAGTGGGAATCTGCGACTACCGCTTCGGAGGCGGTGGTCACCGTCACTGCGGCGAGCACGGCGGAACCGCCGTCGGTGGTGAGCGGATTTTCGAAAGAGAGCGGGACGACGACAAGTGAGCTGGCGATGGTGGTGTCGAGAAATGCTAAGGATCTGGTTGAGATTATAAAAGAGCTGGATGAGTATTTTCTCAATGCTGCTGATGCCGGCGGAATGCTCTCTTTGCTCTTGGAAGTTCCCAGATTCTCTTCTTCTCAGACCAAAGGAG GTAAAGTTTATGATCATGGGTGTAATTTGAGTCAGTCGCTGTGGACATGGGGAAGTTCAAGTCAAAAGTTTGGAGGATTTGGAAAAATGGGTTGTGATGAGATGGTGCTTAATCAAGTAGGTGGTGGGGTTGGAGATGAAGGTGTGGCGAACAGTAGCCATTGTTCTACTGTGGAGAGGCTTTACgcttgggaaaaaaaattataccagGAGGTCAAG GATTCGGAGACACTAAAGGTAGAGCATGAGAAGAGGGTGTCAACACTGAAGAAGCTAGAGATGAAGAGGGGAGACTATGTGAAGAcagagaagacgaagaaagagGTGGAAAAGTTGGAGTCGCAAATGATGGTTTCTTCACAGACCATTGAGACAACGTCTGCTGAAATCATCAACCTTCGTGAGACTGAGCTCTACCCTCAACTCATCGAGCTTGTTAAAGG ATTGATGTGCATGTGGAGAAGCATGTATGAGTGCCACCAGGTCCAAAAGCATATTGTTCAGCAGCTCAAATACCTCAACACCATACCATCTACCGAACCCACGTCTGAGATTCACCGGCAAGCAGCACTCCAGCTTGAGCTTCAAGTCCAGCAATGGCATTTATCATTTTGCAGCCTGGTCAAGGCTCAGCGTGACTATATCCAGTCTCTCACAGGATGGCTCCGTCTTAGCCTTTTTCAGTTTCGGAGACATCCAATACCAAAGACAAGTCAAGAATCAAGAATTTACACACTTTGCGAAGAATGGCATCATGCAATTGACCGGATTCCTGACAAAGTAGCATCTGAAGGAATCAAAAGCTTTTTAACCGTAGTTCATGCTATTGTAGTTCAACAAGCAGAAGAATACAAGCAAAAACGGAAGTCAGAATCTACATTTAAAGAGCTTGAGAAGAAAGCAACTGTGCTTAGATCGCTCGAGTCCAAGTATGGGCCATACTCGATGCCTGATTCCTCGGGCAATACTAAAAGGAACCCAGTTGCTGAGAAGCGAGCAAAAATAGAGGTCCTGAGAGCAAAAGCGGAGGAGGAGAAAAGCAAGCATGAAAAGTTAGTGAATGTGACGAGGACCGTGACAATAAGTAACTTGCAGATGGGGTTTCCGCATGTCTTTGAGGCGATGGTCGGGTTTTCAAGTGTGTGTATGCAGGCTTTCGAGCAACTATATAACCAATCGAAAAGTGCTGATCAGGAGCTTGATGTTAAGATGTTACTACCTTGA
- the LOC137748367 gene encoding protein ALTERED PHOSPHATE STARVATION RESPONSE 1-like isoform X1, with amino-acid sequence MGCCYSRVEREEMVSRCKSRKRYMKQLVKARQAWSAAHTMYLRSLRCTGSALLQFSNAETTLHHHHHNYNHNHPHNYNHHHHDNYQSQPPPLQTPPTPQPPPPPLSSSSDSWTTSTTPSTARPPPPPPPPSSTWDFWDPFVASSSRPVTEEEWESATTASEAVVTVTAASTAEPPSVVSGFSKESGTTTSELAMVVSRNAKDLVEIIKELDEYFLNAADAGGMLSLLLEVPRFSSSQTKGGKIYDHGCNLSQSLWTWGSSSQKFGGFGKMGCDEMVLNQVGGGVGDEGVANSSHCSTVERLYAWEKKLYQEVKDSETLKVEHEKRVSTLKKLEMKRGDYVKTEKTKKEVEKLESQMMVSSQTIETTSAEIINLRETELYPQLIELVKGLMCMWRSMYECHQVQKHIVQQLKYLNTIPSTEPTSEIHRQAALQLELQVQQWHLSFCSLVKAQRDYIQSLTGWLRLSLFQFRRHPIPKTSQESRIYTLCEEWHHAIDRIPDKVASEGIKSFLTVVHAIVVQQAEEYKQKRKSESTFKELEKKATVLRSLESKYGPYSMPDSSGNTKRNPVAEKRAKIEVLRAKAEEEKSKHEKLVNVTRTVTISNLQMGFPHVFEAMVGFSSVCMQAFEQLYNQSKSADQELDVKMLLP; translated from the exons ATGGGATGCTGCTATTCGAGGGTAGAACGGGAAGAAATGGTGTCGAGATGCAAATCGAGAAAGCGGTACATGAAGCAGCTGGTGAAAGCACGGCAAGCTTGGTCGGCTGCTCACACCATGTACCTGCGCTCTCTCCGCTGCACGGGCTCTGCTCTGCTCCAGTTTTCGAATGCCGAAACTACcctccatcaccaccaccacaactaCAACCACAACCACCCCCACAACTAcaatcaccaccaccacgacAACTACCAGTCACAGCCGCCGCCGCTGCAAACCCCGCCAACCCCACAACCGCCACCACCTCCACTCAGCTCAAGCTCCGATTCGTGGACAACTTCCACCACACCCTCAACAGCTCGCCCACCTCCGCCGCCACCGCCACCTTCGTCCACGTGGGATTTCTGGGACCCATTTGTGGCTTCCTCTTCAAGGCCAGTGACGGAAGAAGAGTGGGAATCTGCGACTACCGCTTCGGAGGCGGTGGTCACCGTCACTGCGGCGAGCACGGCGGAACCGCCGTCGGTGGTGAGCGGATTTTCGAAAGAGAGCGGGACGACGACAAGTGAGCTGGCGATGGTGGTGTCGAGAAATGCTAAGGATCTGGTTGAGATTATAAAAGAGCTGGATGAGTATTTTCTCAATGCTGCTGATGCCGGCGGAATGCTCTCTTTGCTCTTGGAAGTTCCCAGATTCTCTTCTTCTCAGACCAAAGGAGGTAaaa TTTATGATCATGGGTGTAATTTGAGTCAGTCGCTGTGGACATGGGGAAGTTCAAGTCAAAAGTTTGGAGGATTTGGAAAAATGGGTTGTGATGAGATGGTGCTTAATCAAGTAGGTGGTGGGGTTGGAGATGAAGGTGTGGCGAACAGTAGCCATTGTTCTACTGTGGAGAGGCTTTACgcttgggaaaaaaaattataccagGAGGTCAAG GATTCGGAGACACTAAAGGTAGAGCATGAGAAGAGGGTGTCAACACTGAAGAAGCTAGAGATGAAGAGGGGAGACTATGTGAAGAcagagaagacgaagaaagagGTGGAAAAGTTGGAGTCGCAAATGATGGTTTCTTCACAGACCATTGAGACAACGTCTGCTGAAATCATCAACCTTCGTGAGACTGAGCTCTACCCTCAACTCATCGAGCTTGTTAAAGG ATTGATGTGCATGTGGAGAAGCATGTATGAGTGCCACCAGGTCCAAAAGCATATTGTTCAGCAGCTCAAATACCTCAACACCATACCATCTACCGAACCCACGTCTGAGATTCACCGGCAAGCAGCACTCCAGCTTGAGCTTCAAGTCCAGCAATGGCATTTATCATTTTGCAGCCTGGTCAAGGCTCAGCGTGACTATATCCAGTCTCTCACAGGATGGCTCCGTCTTAGCCTTTTTCAGTTTCGGAGACATCCAATACCAAAGACAAGTCAAGAATCAAGAATTTACACACTTTGCGAAGAATGGCATCATGCAATTGACCGGATTCCTGACAAAGTAGCATCTGAAGGAATCAAAAGCTTTTTAACCGTAGTTCATGCTATTGTAGTTCAACAAGCAGAAGAATACAAGCAAAAACGGAAGTCAGAATCTACATTTAAAGAGCTTGAGAAGAAAGCAACTGTGCTTAGATCGCTCGAGTCCAAGTATGGGCCATACTCGATGCCTGATTCCTCGGGCAATACTAAAAGGAACCCAGTTGCTGAGAAGCGAGCAAAAATAGAGGTCCTGAGAGCAAAAGCGGAGGAGGAGAAAAGCAAGCATGAAAAGTTAGTGAATGTGACGAGGACCGTGACAATAAGTAACTTGCAGATGGGGTTTCCGCATGTCTTTGAGGCGATGGTCGGGTTTTCAAGTGTGTGTATGCAGGCTTTCGAGCAACTATATAACCAATCGAAAAGTGCTGATCAGGAGCTTGATGTTAAGATGTTACTACCTTGA
- the LOC137748283 gene encoding L-ascorbate peroxidase 3-like, translated as MAAPIVNKEYLQEIEKARRDLRALIYSKNCAPIMLRIAWHDAGTYDARTRNGIPGGPNGSIRNKEELNHSANKGLETAVQLCEEVKAKHPKITYADLYQLAGVVAVEITGGPSINFVPGRKDSNQSPPEGRLPDAKIGASHLREVFYRMGLSDKDIVVLSGGHTLGKANMRSGFEGPWTKEPWKFDNSYFVELLKGKTEGLLQLPTDRELVEDPVFRRYVELYAKDNDAFFRDYAVSHKKLSELGFTQPSSAPKVLVTLTIAVIIAALVYDKCKSLVQDMKTLV; from the exons ATGGCTGCGCCAATTGTAAACAAAGAGTACCTCCAGGAAATTGAGAAGGCTCGCCGAGACCTTCGTGCTCTTATCTACAGCAAGAACTGCGCTCCTATTATGCTTCGCATAGC GTGGCATGATGCTGGAACGTACGACGCTAGAACAAGGAATGGAATACCTGGAGGGCCTAACGGCTCTATCAGGAACAAGGAAGAGTTAAACCACAGTGCAAATAAGGGATTGGAAACTGCAGTTCAGTTATGTG AAGAAGTGAAGGCCAAACACCCTAAAATCACATATGCTGACCTCTACCAG CTTGCAGGGGTTGTTGCTGTAGAGATCACCGGAGGTCCATCCATTAACTTTGTTCCAGGTAGAAAG GACTCTAATCAATCCCCACCTGAAGGCCGCCTTCCAGATGCCAAAATTG GTGCATCACATTTAAGAGAAGTTTTCTACCGCATGGGCCTGTCCGACAAAGACATTGTGGTATTATCGGGAGGCCATACATTG GGAAAGGCAAATATGAGATCTGGCTTTGAAGGCCCCTGGACAAAGGAGCCTTGGAAATTCGACAACTCATACTTCGT GGAACTACTGAAAGGGAAAACGGAGGGACTCCTGCAACTTCCGACGGACAGGGAGTTGGTGGAGGATCCAGTGTTCCGTCGCTATGTTGAGCTATATGCTAAG GACAACGATGCATTCTTCAGGGATTATGCAGTATCACACAAGAAACTATCAGAATTAGGCTTCACCCAACCTTCTTCGGCTCCGAAAGTCCTAGTTACTCTTACAATTGCTGTAATAATCGCTGCATTGGTGTACGATAAATGCAAAAGTCTCGTCCAAGACATGAAGACTCTCGTTTAG
- the LOC137748729 gene encoding protein POLLENLESS 3-LIKE 2-like isoform X1, producing the protein MLQDMWNAPPGFRPTKSAPSSPAKPLGVSRTRSVGTELFHVTHKVPVGDSPYVRAKNVQLVEKDPEKAIPLFWAAINSGDRVDSALKDMAIVMKQQNRAEEAIEAIKSLRHRCSDQAQESLDNILLDLYKRCGRLDDQIALLRHKLYLIQQGMAFNGKRTKTARSQGKKFQVSVEQEATRLLGNLGWALMQQNNYIEAEDAYRRALTIAPDNNKMCNLGICLMKQGRISEAKENLRRVKPAVADGPRGTDSHLKAYERAQQMLKDLESEMMNKGGDRVEQSRLFDAFLGSSSIWQPQPCRDHNHASLPATAESVKSQPDEFADENVNSSNIFANRKIGFPQNKSINQVPQPNALNVAAKPYFSKFIPAPPTASQFAETLKRTRSGNAANSMRVTEAIEITKPAVDLGVPENKTRRRLSLEEPRNELTGLLPDNKDFEEAIIAAVIDPTNEAGNAIGISNSSGMFPKKVEKRLRVFQDITLSLSPRA; encoded by the exons atGTTGCAGGATATGTGGAATGCTCCGCCTGGTTTCAGACCCACCAAGTCTGCTCCTTCCTCTCCGGCCAAGCCTCTCGGAGTTTCGAGGACTCGCTCTGTCGGGACGGAGTTGTTTCACGTGACTCACAAAGTCCCGGTAGGCGACAGTCCTTATGTCAGAGCCAAGAATGTTCAG CTGGTGGAGAAGGATCCGGAGAAAGCAATCCCGCTGTTTTGGGCAGCCATTAATTCTGGGGACAGAGTGGATAGTGCTTTGAAGGACATGGCGATTGTGATGAAGCAGCAGAACCGGGCGGAAGAAGCTATCGAAGCCATCAAGTCGTTGAGACACCGGTGTTCGGATCAAGCCCAGGAGTCCCTTGACAACATCCTTTTGGATCTTTACAAG agATGTGGGAGATTGGATGACCAAATAGCACTTTTGAGGCACAAGTTGTACCTGATTCAGCAAGGGATGGCTTTCAACGGAAAGCGCACGAAAACCGCCAGATCTCAGGGGAAGAAATTTCAGGTCTCTGTGGAACAAGAAGCCACTAGATTACTG GGGAACCTGGGGTGGGCTTTGATGCAGCAGAACAACTACATTGAAGCAGAAGATGCTTATCGCCGAGCACTCACAATTGCGCCGGATAACAACAAGATGTGCAACCTCGGAATCTGCCTAATGAAGCAAGGAAGAATCTCCGAGGCTAAGGAGAATCTCCGCCGTGTTAAGCCGGCAGTTGCGGATGGTCCAAGAGGGACAGATTCCCATCTCAAGGCCTATGAGAGGGCTCAGCAGATGCTCAAGGATCTTGAGTCTGAGATGATGAACAAGGGTGGAGACCGCGTTGAGCAGAGCAGACTTTTCGATGCCTTCCTGGGTTCTTCGTCGATTTGGCAGCCTCAGCCTTGCAGAGACCACAACCATGCAAGCCTGCCGGCAACAGCCGAGTCTGTGAAATCTCAGCCCGATGAGTTTGCTGATGAGAATGTCAATTCTTCAAACATTTTCGCGAACCGGAAAATAGGATTTCCTCAGAATAAAAGTATAAACCAAGTCCCTCAACCAAACGCATTGAATGTGGCTGCAAAGCCCTACTTCTCAAAGTTCATTCCGGCTCCCCCAACCGCCTCTCAATTTGCTGAGACCCTTAAGAGGACAAGGTCTGGGAATGCTGCTAATTCAATGAGAGTGACCGAGGCGATTGAGATCACGAAACCTGCTGTGGATTTGGGCGTACCAGAGAACAAGACCAGAAGAAGGCTCTCTCTTGAAGAACCAAGGAATGAGTTGACAGGGTTGTTGCCCGACAACAAGGACTTCGAAGAGGCTATCATCGCCGCGGTCATTGACCCGACAAATGAGGCTGGGAACGCAATTGGAATCAGCAACAGTTCCGGGATGTTTCCGAAGAAGGTTGAGAAGAGGCTCAGGGTTTTTCAGGATATTACACTGTCTCTAAGTCCAAGGGCCTAA
- the LOC137748729 gene encoding protein POLLENLESS 3-LIKE 2-like isoform X2 produces the protein MLQDMWNAPPGFRPTKSAPSSPAKPLGVSRTRSVGTELFHVTHKVPVGDSPYVRAKNVQLVEKDPEKAIPLFWAAINSGDRVDSALKDMAIVMKQQNRAEEAIEAIKSLRHRCSDQAQESLDNILLDLYKRCGRLDDQIALLRHKLYLIQQGMAFNGKRTKTARSQGKKFQVSVEQEATRLLQNNYIEAEDAYRRALTIAPDNNKMCNLGICLMKQGRISEAKENLRRVKPAVADGPRGTDSHLKAYERAQQMLKDLESEMMNKGGDRVEQSRLFDAFLGSSSIWQPQPCRDHNHASLPATAESVKSQPDEFADENVNSSNIFANRKIGFPQNKSINQVPQPNALNVAAKPYFSKFIPAPPTASQFAETLKRTRSGNAANSMRVTEAIEITKPAVDLGVPENKTRRRLSLEEPRNELTGLLPDNKDFEEAIIAAVIDPTNEAGNAIGISNSSGMFPKKVEKRLRVFQDITLSLSPRA, from the exons atGTTGCAGGATATGTGGAATGCTCCGCCTGGTTTCAGACCCACCAAGTCTGCTCCTTCCTCTCCGGCCAAGCCTCTCGGAGTTTCGAGGACTCGCTCTGTCGGGACGGAGTTGTTTCACGTGACTCACAAAGTCCCGGTAGGCGACAGTCCTTATGTCAGAGCCAAGAATGTTCAG CTGGTGGAGAAGGATCCGGAGAAAGCAATCCCGCTGTTTTGGGCAGCCATTAATTCTGGGGACAGAGTGGATAGTGCTTTGAAGGACATGGCGATTGTGATGAAGCAGCAGAACCGGGCGGAAGAAGCTATCGAAGCCATCAAGTCGTTGAGACACCGGTGTTCGGATCAAGCCCAGGAGTCCCTTGACAACATCCTTTTGGATCTTTACAAG agATGTGGGAGATTGGATGACCAAATAGCACTTTTGAGGCACAAGTTGTACCTGATTCAGCAAGGGATGGCTTTCAACGGAAAGCGCACGAAAACCGCCAGATCTCAGGGGAAGAAATTTCAGGTCTCTGTGGAACAAGAAGCCACTAGATTACTG CAGAACAACTACATTGAAGCAGAAGATGCTTATCGCCGAGCACTCACAATTGCGCCGGATAACAACAAGATGTGCAACCTCGGAATCTGCCTAATGAAGCAAGGAAGAATCTCCGAGGCTAAGGAGAATCTCCGCCGTGTTAAGCCGGCAGTTGCGGATGGTCCAAGAGGGACAGATTCCCATCTCAAGGCCTATGAGAGGGCTCAGCAGATGCTCAAGGATCTTGAGTCTGAGATGATGAACAAGGGTGGAGACCGCGTTGAGCAGAGCAGACTTTTCGATGCCTTCCTGGGTTCTTCGTCGATTTGGCAGCCTCAGCCTTGCAGAGACCACAACCATGCAAGCCTGCCGGCAACAGCCGAGTCTGTGAAATCTCAGCCCGATGAGTTTGCTGATGAGAATGTCAATTCTTCAAACATTTTCGCGAACCGGAAAATAGGATTTCCTCAGAATAAAAGTATAAACCAAGTCCCTCAACCAAACGCATTGAATGTGGCTGCAAAGCCCTACTTCTCAAAGTTCATTCCGGCTCCCCCAACCGCCTCTCAATTTGCTGAGACCCTTAAGAGGACAAGGTCTGGGAATGCTGCTAATTCAATGAGAGTGACCGAGGCGATTGAGATCACGAAACCTGCTGTGGATTTGGGCGTACCAGAGAACAAGACCAGAAGAAGGCTCTCTCTTGAAGAACCAAGGAATGAGTTGACAGGGTTGTTGCCCGACAACAAGGACTTCGAAGAGGCTATCATCGCCGCGGTCATTGACCCGACAAATGAGGCTGGGAACGCAATTGGAATCAGCAACAGTTCCGGGATGTTTCCGAAGAAGGTTGAGAAGAGGCTCAGGGTTTTTCAGGATATTACACTGTCTCTAAGTCCAAGGGCCTAA
- the LOC137748790 gene encoding uncharacterized protein: protein MKEDYEIDEKKQAAADVLYNYSKFVMACIGNQVRPCDLRLHLMKEISGIPTSLKKDASQRAASPDAMGESSSSGTARLDKTDSFRDRLL from the exons ATGAAAGAAGATTACGAG ATTGACGAGAAAAAGCAAGCCGCTGCTGATGTTTTGTATAACTATTCAAAATTTGTGATGGCATGCATTGGAAATCAAGTTCGACCTTGTGACCTGAGGTTGCATCTGATGAAG GAAATTTCAGGTATACCAACTTCTCTGAAGAAAGATGCATCCCAGAGAGCAGCTTCCCCAGATGCAATGGGCGAATCATCAAGCTCGGGTACAGCTAGACTTGACAAAACAGACAGTTTTCGGGACCGGTTGCTGTAG
- the LOC137747077 gene encoding proteasome subunit alpha type-7, with product MARYDRAITVFSPDGHLFQVEYALEAVRKGNAAVGVRGTDTIVLGVEKKSTAKLQDSRSVRKIVNLDNHIALACAGLKADARVLINKARIECQSHRLTVEDPVTVEYITRYIAGLQQKYTQSGGVRPFGLSTLIVGFDPYTDSPSLYQTDPSGTFSAWKANATGRNSNSIREFLEKNYKETSGQETVKLAIRALLEVVESGGKNIEVAVMTKDHGLKQLEEAEIDAIVADIEAEKAAAEAAKKGPPRET from the exons ATGGCGAGGTACGACAGAGCCATTACGGTTTTCTCTCCAGACGGTCATCTCTTCCAGGTCGAGTACGCGCTCGAGGCGGTCCGTAAGGGTAACGCCGCCGTCGGCGTCCGTGGCACCGACACCATTGTTCTCGGCGTCGAGAAGAAGTCCACTGCTAAGCTCCAAGACTCCAG ATCGGTGAGGAAGATTGTGAACCTGGACAATCACATTGCTCTAGCCTGCGCTGGGCTCAAAGCAGATGCTCGTGTGTTGATAAACAAGGCACGGATTGAATGTCAAAGCCACAGGCTTACTGTTGAGGATCCAGTGACTGTTGAGTACATAACGCGATACATTGCTGGTCTTCAGCAAAAGTACACACAGAGTGGTGGTGTGAGACCATTTGGTCTTTCAACTTTGATTGTCGGATTTGATCCATACACAGATTCACCATCACTATATCAGACAGATCCTTCTGGGACTTTTTCAGCATGGAAAGCCAATGCAACTGGAAGAAACTCCAATTCGATAAGGGAGTTTCTGGAGAAGAACTACAAAGAAACTTCTGGGCAAGAAACTGTAAAGCTTGCAATCCGGGCTTTGCTTGAG GTTGTTGAGAGTGGAGGGAAAAACATAGAAGTTGCTGTGATGACGAAGGATCACGGTCTGAAGCAACTTGAAGAAGCTGAAATTGATGCCATTGTTGCTGACATAGAAGCAGAGAAAGCAGCTGCCGAGGCCGCAAAGAAGGGACCTCCCAGGGAGACATGA